A stretch of the Pan paniscus chromosome 2, NHGRI_mPanPan1-v2.0_pri, whole genome shotgun sequence genome encodes the following:
- the HIGD1A gene encoding HIG1 domain family member 1A, mitochondrial isoform X2, which produces MSTDTGVSLPSYEEDQGSKLIRKAKEAPFVPVGIAGFAAIVAYGLYKLKSRGNTKMSIHLIHMRVAAQGFVVGAMTVGMGYSMYREFWAKPKP; this is translated from the exons ATGTCAACAGACACAGGTGTTTCCCTTCCTTCATATGAGGAAGATCAGGGATCAAAACTTATTCGAAAAGCTAAAGAGGCACCATTCGTACCCGTTG GAATAGCGGGTTTTGCAGCAATTGTTGCATATGGATTATACAAACTGAAGAGCAGGGGAAATACTAAAATGTCCATTCATCTGATCCACATGCGTGTGGCAGCCCAAGGCTTTGTTGTAGGAGCAATGACTGTTG gtATGGGCTATTCCATGTATCGGGAATTCTGGGCAAAACCTAAGCCTTAG
- the HIGD1A gene encoding HIG1 domain family member 1A, mitochondrial isoform X1, giving the protein MEQKLVEGILQAITMSTDTGVSLPSYEEDQGSKLIRKAKEAPFVPVGIAGFAAIVAYGLYKLKSRGNTKMSIHLIHMRVAAQGFVVGAMTVGMGYSMYREFWAKPKP; this is encoded by the exons ATGGAGCAGAAGCTTGTGGA GGGGATTCTTCAAGCAATCACTATGTCAACAGACACAGGTGTTTCCCTTCCTTCATATGAGGAAGATCAGGGATCAAAACTTATTCGAAAAGCTAAAGAGGCACCATTCGTACCCGTTG GAATAGCGGGTTTTGCAGCAATTGTTGCATATGGATTATACAAACTGAAGAGCAGGGGAAATACTAAAATGTCCATTCATCTGATCCACATGCGTGTGGCAGCCCAAGGCTTTGTTGTAGGAGCAATGACTGTTG gtATGGGCTATTCCATGTATCGGGAATTCTGGGCAAAACCTAAGCCTTAG